In Pirellulales bacterium, the following proteins share a genomic window:
- a CDS encoding DUF4921 family protein, with product MSDLRCNSITGCWVIVAENRGARPREILLEPVARDRGECPFCAGSERLTPGETFARRAANSEPDGVGWQVRVIPNKFPAITTAGATTAMAGVSAHEVIVESPRHLTSTIELDDAELADVLDVYRERIAQLAAANPRSSVMIFKNNGPAAGATLSHLHSQLIVLQWNSITPQEKTRFAVQAASFEPNRRLQSFLAAQCPACEMIVDAAGSKRVVAETANYVVLCPHASRFPYEMWLLPRAHQAHYSRTNRDSLPELASLLRGTLLKLERIVKVSAYNYIVHTAPFDTFGADHYHWHIEVLPRITTLAGFELGTDCYINPVPPERAAAELRHG from the coding sequence ATGTCCGATCTTCGCTGCAATTCGATCACCGGCTGTTGGGTGATTGTGGCGGAGAATCGTGGCGCGCGGCCGCGCGAAATTCTTCTAGAGCCGGTTGCTCGCGATCGCGGTGAATGCCCGTTTTGCGCAGGTAGCGAGCGGCTCACACCGGGAGAAACGTTTGCGCGCCGCGCCGCGAATAGCGAGCCGGACGGCGTCGGCTGGCAAGTACGGGTGATTCCGAACAAGTTTCCTGCAATCACGACGGCGGGCGCAACAACGGCAATGGCTGGAGTCTCCGCGCACGAAGTGATCGTCGAGTCCCCTCGCCATTTAACCAGCACCATTGAACTCGACGACGCCGAGCTCGCCGACGTGCTCGATGTTTACCGTGAACGAATCGCGCAGCTTGCCGCGGCCAATCCGCGATCGAGTGTGATGATCTTCAAGAACAACGGCCCCGCGGCGGGCGCGACGCTGTCGCACCTACATAGCCAACTGATCGTGCTGCAATGGAATTCGATCACACCGCAAGAGAAAACACGGTTCGCGGTGCAAGCTGCCTCCTTCGAGCCGAATCGCCGACTGCAAAGCTTCCTTGCCGCGCAGTGCCCAGCGTGTGAAATGATCGTTGATGCGGCAGGCAGCAAGCGCGTCGTCGCCGAGACGGCAAACTATGTTGTCCTCTGCCCGCACGCATCGCGGTTTCCTTACGAAATGTGGCTATTGCCGCGTGCGCATCAGGCGCATTACAGTCGAACTAACCGCGACAGCTTGCCCGAATTGGCCAGTTTGTTGCGCGGCACACTGCTCAAACTTGAACGGATCGTCAAAGTTTCCGCTTACAATTACATCGTTCATACCGCCCCCTTTGACACCTTCGGCGCGGACCACTATCACTGGCATATAGAGGTTCTTCCGCGCATCACGACATTGGCAGGATTCGAGTTGGGGACGGACTGTTACATCAATCCGGTTCCGCCGGAACGAGCTGCTGCGGAATTGCGGCACGGCTAG
- a CDS encoding DUF1926 domain-containing protein translates to MPNSIRFLFILHDHQPIGNFDGVFEQNFQDSYRPLLDLLEGYPELKFALHTSGSLMEWLDTHHPEYIDRLATLVQAKRIEIIGGAFFEPILAMIPPRDRVGQIRSFRTWLQNRLGAEVRGMWIPERVWEQSMTGDLVEAGVEYIILDDSHFKAAGLVEEQLFGYYLTEDDGKLLRVFPGSEKLRYVIPFAAVQESIDYLRSIAERQTGAVAVFADDGEKFGSWPGTKRPVFEEGWLRQFFDLVYANRDWLQMTTPSETIENVAPLGKIYIPEGSYREMTEWVLPPDRLAAYEGARKALQGSPQWPAISHFVRGGLWQNFLVKYPESGEMYARMMMVSHRLAQHLGGSDSAIPLPHIGTNGRAGESREELLRQARTELYRGQCNCSYWHGAFGGVYLPHLRNAVYQHLIAADNLLDRAAGRYEPWVEALSDDFNLDGRPDLKLANDRLVALLNPSRGGQLYELDVRGICHNLLATLSRRPEAYHRQVLAGPTAAGGSVIDANSPAKFKQADLDRHLQYDSYQRKSLLDHFFDDQVPAEAVQQNQAMERGDFLGGAYEAKLRRSPDRVQAQLSRNGNAWGVPLRITKGVTLQAGSSTVEIVYLIEGLPRERSFHFGVEFNFSGLPAGAEDRFFYTGDHHRLGQLGARLDLKDIGDLNLVDQWLGIDVGFSFNRPTHLWTYPIETVSQSEGGFELVHQSVCVVPHWHVMSDADGRWTMTMELSLDTTQAESRRPHFAEPQLAVHS, encoded by the coding sequence ATGCCCAACTCGATCCGGTTCCTTTTCATCCTGCACGATCACCAACCGATCGGCAACTTCGACGGCGTCTTTGAGCAGAACTTTCAAGACAGCTATCGGCCGCTGCTCGACTTGCTGGAGGGCTATCCCGAGTTGAAGTTTGCGCTACACACCAGCGGCTCGCTGATGGAATGGCTCGATACGCATCATCCCGAATACATCGATCGTCTGGCGACCTTGGTTCAAGCGAAACGGATCGAGATCATCGGTGGCGCGTTCTTCGAACCGATTTTGGCCATGATTCCGCCGCGCGATCGGGTGGGGCAAATTCGCAGCTTTCGCACGTGGTTGCAGAATCGCTTGGGCGCCGAAGTTCGCGGAATGTGGATTCCAGAGCGAGTCTGGGAACAAAGCATGACCGGAGATCTGGTTGAGGCCGGCGTCGAATACATCATTCTCGACGATTCCCATTTCAAAGCCGCCGGACTGGTGGAAGAACAACTGTTTGGCTACTACCTTACCGAGGACGACGGCAAACTGCTGCGTGTTTTTCCCGGCAGCGAAAAACTGCGGTACGTGATTCCGTTTGCCGCGGTGCAGGAATCGATCGACTATCTGCGCAGCATCGCGGAGCGCCAGACCGGCGCGGTGGCGGTGTTTGCCGACGACGGAGAAAAGTTTGGCAGTTGGCCCGGCACGAAACGGCCAGTGTTTGAAGAGGGCTGGCTGCGACAATTTTTCGATCTGGTCTACGCCAATCGCGATTGGCTGCAGATGACGACTCCCTCGGAAACGATCGAGAATGTCGCGCCGCTGGGAAAAATCTACATCCCGGAAGGAAGTTACCGCGAAATGACCGAGTGGGTGCTGCCGCCCGACCGGCTGGCGGCCTATGAGGGTGCTCGAAAGGCTTTGCAAGGTTCTCCACAATGGCCGGCGATTTCGCACTTCGTTCGCGGCGGCCTGTGGCAGAATTTTTTGGTGAAGTATCCCGAATCGGGCGAGATGTATGCGCGGATGATGATGGTCAGCCATCGACTCGCCCAACATCTCGGCGGCAGCGATTCGGCGATTCCTTTACCGCACATCGGCACGAACGGCAGGGCTGGGGAGTCGCGCGAAGAATTATTGCGGCAGGCGCGAACCGAACTCTATCGCGGCCAGTGCAATTGCTCGTACTGGCACGGAGCGTTTGGCGGCGTTTATTTGCCGCACTTGCGCAACGCCGTCTACCAGCATCTGATTGCGGCCGACAACCTACTCGACCGCGCCGCCGGCCGATACGAACCGTGGGTCGAAGCGCTGTCGGACGATTTCAATCTCGACGGACGGCCCGATTTGAAGCTAGCAAACGATCGGCTCGTGGCGCTGTTGAATCCCAGTCGCGGCGGACAGCTCTACGAACTCGACGTTCGCGGGATTTGCCACAACCTGCTGGCCACGCTCAGCCGCCGGCCGGAGGCGTATCACCGCCAAGTGCTGGCCGGGCCGACAGCGGCCGGAGGCAGCGTGATCGATGCCAATTCGCCGGCGAAATTCAAGCAGGCCGATCTCGACCGCCACTTGCAATATGATTCTTATCAGCGCAAGAGCCTGCTCGACCATTTCTTCGACGACCAAGTTCCTGCCGAAGCGGTTCAACAAAATCAAGCGATGGAGCGCGGCGATTTTCTCGGCGGGGCCTACGAAGCCAAGCTCCGCCGCAGCCCCGATCGCGTGCAGGCACAGCTTTCGCGCAACGGGAACGCCTGGGGCGTGCCGCTGCGAATCACGAAAGGCGTCACCTTGCAGGCCGGTAGCTCGACGGTCGAGATCGTTTATTTAATTGAAGGCTTGCCGCGCGAGCGGTCGTTCCATTTCGGCGTGGAGTTCAATTTCTCAGGCTTGCCGGCAGGGGCTGAGGATCGATTTTTCTACACGGGAGATCACCATCGCCTCGGTCAACTAGGTGCGCGACTCGATTTGAAGGACATTGGCGACTTGAATTTGGTTGACCAATGGCTGGGAATCGATGTCGGTTTCTCGTTCAATCGGCCGACGCATCTTTGGACTTATCCCATTGAAACCGTCAGTCAGTCGGAAGGGGGCTTTGAACTGGTACACCAGTCGGTCTGCGTTGTGCCGCACTGGCACGTAATGAGCGACGCCGACGGTAGGTGGACGATGACGATGGAGCTGTCGCTCGACACGACTCAAGCCGAAAGCCGCCGGCCGCACTTCGCCGAGCCGCAATTAGCTGTGCATTCGTAG
- the bioD gene encoding dethiobiotin synthase, with translation MSVPVGLFITGNDTHVGKTHVAAMIAKAAAAAGLRVGVYKPAASGCESDGAVVSADAVQLWQAADRPGDLDRVCPQRFAAPLAPHLAAAAEGRQLDRDLLRRGLDYWRERSDFLIIEGAGGLMSPLGADEFVADLAYDLGYPLLVVAKNQIGVINQTLQTLIVAATFRDGLDVAGIVLNRPIPPDDDPSLTDNRCQLENHAIPPVLAEVAFGQGDFSPAVDWMAVASHAVK, from the coding sequence ATGAGTGTACCCGTCGGACTGTTCATCACCGGAAATGATACCCACGTCGGCAAGACGCATGTGGCGGCGATGATCGCCAAGGCCGCGGCTGCGGCAGGTTTGCGCGTCGGTGTTTATAAGCCGGCAGCGAGTGGTTGTGAATCCGATGGCGCGGTTGTTTCGGCCGATGCGGTGCAATTGTGGCAAGCTGCCGACCGCCCTGGTGATCTCGATCGAGTCTGCCCTCAGCGTTTCGCCGCACCCCTGGCGCCACATCTGGCCGCCGCTGCCGAAGGCCGGCAACTCGACCGCGACTTGCTTCGTCGCGGCCTGGATTACTGGCGCGAACGTTCGGATTTTCTTATTATCGAAGGCGCTGGCGGCCTGATGAGTCCACTAGGAGCCGATGAATTCGTGGCCGATTTAGCCTACGACCTTGGCTACCCGCTACTCGTGGTGGCAAAAAATCAAATCGGCGTCATCAATCAAACTCTGCAGACGTTGATCGTTGCCGCGACGTTCCGCGACGGCCTCGATGTTGCCGGCATTGTCCTGAATCGGCCGATACCACCGGATGACGATCCGAGCCTTACCGACAATCGGTGCCAGTTGGAAAACCATGCCATTCCGCCAGTGCTCGCGGAAGTGGCGTTTGGGCAAGGTGATTTTTCGCCGGCCGTGGATTGGATGGCGGTGGCATCCCACGCCGTCAAGTAA